The nucleotide sequence TGTCAATCGCCTCTGCTCAGAGATCGCAGGTAAGTATGGTTGGGGCTTTGTGAACGTAAACCTGCGTCCCTATTACGCAGAAGGCTCCAAAACCATGGGCTTTGAAATCCTTGAGCAACTCGGTTGGCAGATTCCCACACATACCATCGTCTGCATGGCTAGCGGATCACTTCTTACAAAAATATACAAAGCCTACACGGAGGCGATCCGCGTGGGATTAGTCAACGAAGCTCCGTTTCACATCCATGGCGCGCAAGCCTCAGGATGTAACCCCATCACTGCAGCTCACAAGGCTGGTCGAGACATTATCAAGCCGATTAAGCAACCGCGCACTATAGCAAAATCCCTGGCCATCGGCACACCCGCCGACGGTTACTATGCGGTTAACACCATGCGCGCCACCCGCGGCCTAGCTGAAGACGCGAGCGATGAAGAAATCATCGCCGGAATACGCCTCCTCGCTGAGACTGAAGGCATATTTGCTGAAACAGCGGGCGGTGTCACAGTCGCCTGCGCAAAGAAACTCATTGAAGGGGGCCACATCCCGCGTGACCAGCGCATCGTCCTATGCATCACAGGGCATGGTCTCAAAACCGCCGAAGCTGTCGCGGAATCGTTGCCGCGTCCTCGCACCATTGGATCACACCTACGCGAATTTGAGGCAGCTGTCGCCGGCGATGGCGTCATAGACGTTCACCTCCCCATGCTCACTTAGTCGAGCGAAGCTTGCATTTTTCCTCAGTTTGCTATCCTGCCAACCTATCATTCTATATGAACAGCACCCCAATTACTGTTGCTTACGGAGATGGTATCGGGCCTGAAATCATGGATGCTACCCTCCACATCCTCAAAGAAGCTGGCGCCCGTCTTGATATCGAGACCATAGAAATTGGTGAAAAAGTCTACCTTCGTGGGAATCCCGCGGGCATTGAGCCTCAAGCTTTTGAATCCTTGCGACGCACCAAAGTCTTTCTCAAAGCCCCCATCACCACACCTCAAGGCGGAGGATTCAAATCGCTCAACGTCACCATCCGCAAAGCTTTTGGCCTCTACGCCAACATCCGTCCCTGCCTCAGCTACCACCCCTTTGTTGCCACAAAACATCCCCAGATGGATGTCGTCATCATTCGTGAAAACGAAGAAGACACCTACGCTGGCATCGAGCACCGCCAGACCCACGAAGTCACCCAATGCCTAAAGATTATCACTCGCCCCGGCTGTGAAAAAATCATCCGCTACGCATTCGAATATGCCCGCGCCTACGGCCGAAAAAAAGTCACCTGCTTCACCAAAGATAATATCATGAAACTTACCGATGGCCTATTTCATAAGGTCTTCGATGAGATCGGAGCAGAATATCCCGACATAGAAAAAGAACATTGGATCGTAGACATCGGCGCCGCAAAGCTCGCCGATACCCCAGAAAATTTCGACGTCATCGTGATGCCGAACCTCTACGGCGACATCCTCTCCGACGTCGCTGCCCAAATTGCAGGCTCAGTCGGCCTCGCTGGCTCAGCAAACATCGGCGACGGATGCGCCATGTTTGAAGCCATCCACGGCTCAGCGCCGCGCCGTGCCGGACAAAACCTCGCCAACCCCTCAGGCCTCTTTCTGGGAGCCATCCAGATGCTCGTTCACATCGGCCAAGGAGACGTCGCCACCCGCGCTCACAACGCCTGGCTCAAGACCATCGAAGACGGCATCCACACCTACGACATCTACAAAGAAGGTGTCTCGAAACAAAAAGTTGGCACCAAAGAATTCGCCGAAGCCGTCGTCGCGCGCCTCGGGCAGACT is from Candidatus Methylacidiphilales bacterium and encodes:
- a CDS encoding NADP-dependent isocitrate dehydrogenase — protein: MNSTPITVAYGDGIGPEIMDATLHILKEAGARLDIETIEIGEKVYLRGNPAGIEPQAFESLRRTKVFLKAPITTPQGGGFKSLNVTIRKAFGLYANIRPCLSYHPFVATKHPQMDVVIIRENEEDTYAGIEHRQTHEVTQCLKIITRPGCEKIIRYAFEYARAYGRKKVTCFTKDNIMKLTDGLFHKVFDEIGAEYPDIEKEHWIVDIGAAKLADTPENFDVIVMPNLYGDILSDVAAQIAGSVGLAGSANIGDGCAMFEAIHGSAPRRAGQNLANPSGLFLGAIQMLVHIGQGDVATRAHNAWLKTIEDGIHTYDIYKEGVSKQKVGTKEFAEAVVARLGQTPQVLKPVAYSATLQRPLTARPPYTPPSEIKRLVGADVFIAFTGKPEPLAQKLLPLQADGLKLEMISNRGMKVWPGGLEETFTVDVYRCRFQLPESPEAQIPHRA
- the thrC gene encoding threonine synthase, encoding MSREFFTHLKCRECGRLYPAKAIHVCEYDFGPLEADYHYDVIRKHLSRDLIESRPESMWRYRELLPIHGEPTVGLQVGFTPLVKADRLAQALGVKEIYVKNDTVNYPTLSFKDRVVAVALTRARELGFKVVACASTGNLANSVAANAASAGLKSYVLIPADLEHNKVLNSLVYGTQVIGIHGPYDDVNRLCSEIAGKYGWGFVNVNLRPYYAEGSKTMGFEILEQLGWQIPTHTIVCMASGSLLTKIYKAYTEAIRVGLVNEAPFHIHGAQASGCNPITAAHKAGRDIIKPIKQPRTIAKSLAIGTPADGYYAVNTMRATRGLAEDASDEEIIAGIRLLAETEGIFAETAGGVTVACAKKLIEGGHIPRDQRIVLCITGHGLKTAEAVAESLPRPRTIGSHLREFEAAVAGDGVIDVHLPMLT